The following are from one region of the Acidobacteriota bacterium genome:
- a CDS encoding DEAD/DEAH box helicase, whose protein sequence is MKRPSVEASLKPLKPFQRRTVQHAFHRLFQAENGTGRFLVADEVGLGKTLVARGIIARAIDHLWNDVDRIDIVYICSNGSIARANLPKLQVGAAEEGSFALATRLTMLATELARREGESGLADSKLNFVSFTPGTSLDLGHSTGRGEEREVLFQLLQPLMDQHTALMNLLQGGITRTDEWRWRLKNNPRPIDATIRRRFEAAFREQPKLDERLRGLLDTTFRRYHRWPAEARYQRDRVISDLRRVLAGACVKALEPDLLILDEFQRFKNLLGTQGTERDAAAELAQELFQAEAHDRKRVRTLLLSATPYKLYTADAEIEHEDHYEDFLATTRFLLGDDDALVEELKQQLSRFGAALRRAAGGEPDQVERVERAKRAVEDSLRDVMARTERVAASEDRDAMVAEDRRTTPVTASDVRQYLAADALFRAVGNQDPMPFWKSAPYLAHFMHGYKFHELLVEALGASRPPDKIVDALQRHDAAFLKAATLRSWGSIDPGNAKLRELVGELIDEGLWRLLWMPPTLPYWPLEGPFEGKEHATKRLLFSAWNLVPDVVSAVLSYEAERLMMGGRLDSYDNPDAQQRPLLRLTQTAAGVRSRHRLLLLLLPCLPLADRAHPLAAPPGQDRRAWVRAQVDDLLSDPRLPNPQAGTVDDRWEWAAPLLLDPELPAFLRTWRDGELSGASDNEQLPQPNPDVFGAYVDDLLAVDPQSLGRRPPDLAELLTDLALGSPAILAARSLSGGSEVRDATRRRLAALIADAFWRLFNRPAVVSLLRQLAAGTAAVGDESAYWRLVLHYCRQGNLQAVLDEQWHLLWEQDSWSEDASPDETAAKCARKLVPVVHPARARVHAEFFRAEPGASGAIVERDAIRVRTVFALRFGHGRTDDGEQITQDAVRAAFNSPFRPFVLTSTSIGQEGLDFHPWCHRLVHWNLPGNPVDLEQREGRIHRYKGHAVRRNVAASHAEDAFAAWSAGDDIWKLMFELANQCARDAEESDLVPHWMAPGEHRVERHVPQLPYTAEVEAFDRLKRQLAAYRVVFGQPRQEELVTLLDRAGVDVARLRDWAVDLSPRVTGDPGEL, encoded by the coding sequence ATGAAGCGACCATCCGTCGAGGCGAGTCTCAAGCCCCTCAAGCCGTTTCAGCGCCGCACGGTGCAGCACGCCTTCCACCGCCTGTTCCAGGCGGAGAACGGCACCGGGCGCTTCCTGGTGGCCGACGAGGTGGGCCTCGGCAAGACGCTGGTCGCCCGCGGCATCATCGCCCGCGCCATCGATCACCTCTGGAACGACGTCGACCGGATCGACATCGTCTACATCTGCAGCAACGGCAGCATCGCGCGCGCCAATCTCCCGAAGCTGCAGGTGGGCGCGGCGGAAGAAGGGTCGTTCGCGTTGGCGACTCGCCTGACGATGCTGGCCACGGAGCTGGCGCGTCGGGAGGGCGAGTCCGGACTCGCCGACAGCAAGCTGAACTTCGTCAGCTTCACCCCCGGCACCTCGTTGGACCTGGGACACTCGACCGGCCGGGGCGAGGAGCGGGAAGTGCTGTTTCAACTGCTCCAGCCGTTGATGGACCAGCATACGGCGCTGATGAATCTCCTGCAGGGAGGGATCACCAGGACGGACGAGTGGCGCTGGCGGCTGAAGAACAACCCCCGGCCCATCGACGCCACGATACGCCGGCGCTTCGAGGCGGCGTTCCGCGAGCAGCCGAAATTGGACGAGAGGCTGCGAGGTCTTCTCGACACCACGTTCCGCCGCTATCACCGCTGGCCGGCCGAAGCCCGGTACCAGCGCGACCGGGTCATCTCCGACTTGCGCCGCGTGCTGGCCGGCGCGTGCGTCAAGGCGCTCGAGCCCGATCTGCTCATCCTGGACGAGTTCCAGCGCTTCAAGAATCTGTTAGGTACGCAGGGGACCGAGCGCGACGCCGCGGCGGAACTGGCGCAGGAGCTGTTCCAGGCCGAGGCGCATGACAGGAAACGAGTGCGCACGCTCCTGCTCTCCGCGACGCCGTACAAGCTCTACACCGCCGACGCGGAAATCGAGCACGAGGATCACTACGAGGATTTCCTGGCCACCACGCGGTTCCTGCTCGGCGACGACGACGCCCTCGTAGAGGAGCTCAAGCAGCAGTTGTCGCGCTTCGGGGCGGCGCTGCGACGCGCGGCCGGCGGGGAGCCGGACCAGGTGGAACGCGTCGAGCGGGCGAAGCGCGCGGTCGAAGACTCGCTGCGGGACGTGATGGCGCGCACCGAGCGGGTCGCGGCCAGCGAGGACCGGGACGCGATGGTGGCCGAGGACCGGCGCACCACCCCCGTCACCGCGAGCGACGTGCGGCAGTACCTCGCCGCCGACGCGCTGTTCCGCGCCGTCGGCAACCAGGATCCGATGCCGTTCTGGAAGTCGGCGCCGTATCTCGCGCACTTCATGCACGGCTACAAGTTCCACGAGCTCCTCGTCGAGGCGCTCGGCGCGTCCCGTCCCCCGGACAAGATCGTCGATGCGCTCCAGCGCCACGATGCGGCCTTTCTGAAGGCGGCGACGTTGCGGTCGTGGGGCAGCATCGACCCGGGGAACGCCAAGTTGCGGGAGCTGGTCGGGGAGTTGATCGACGAAGGACTGTGGCGCCTGCTGTGGATGCCGCCCACGCTGCCGTACTGGCCGCTGGAGGGACCGTTCGAGGGCAAGGAACACGCGACGAAGCGGCTGTTGTTCTCGGCCTGGAACCTGGTGCCGGACGTCGTCAGCGCCGTCCTCAGCTACGAAGCGGAACGGCTGATGATGGGCGGCCGGCTCGATTCCTACGACAACCCCGACGCGCAGCAGCGGCCGCTGCTGCGGCTGACGCAGACAGCGGCCGGCGTCCGATCCCGTCACCGACTCCTCCTGTTGCTGCTGCCGTGCCTGCCGCTGGCGGATCGGGCGCATCCGCTCGCCGCGCCGCCCGGGCAGGATCGCCGGGCGTGGGTGCGCGCCCAGGTCGACGACTTGCTCTCGGACCCGCGGCTGCCGAACCCGCAGGCGGGGACCGTCGACGATCGGTGGGAATGGGCCGCGCCGCTCCTGCTGGATCCGGAACTGCCGGCCTTCCTGCGGACGTGGCGTGACGGCGAGCTTTCCGGGGCGTCGGACAACGAGCAGCTCCCGCAGCCGAATCCGGACGTCTTCGGCGCGTACGTCGACGATCTGCTCGCGGTCGACCCGCAATCGCTCGGCCGGCGGCCTCCTGACCTCGCCGAGCTGCTCACGGACCTCGCCCTCGGCTCGCCGGCGATTCTCGCGGCCCGCAGTCTGAGCGGCGGGAGCGAGGTTCGTGACGCCACGCGCCGCCGGCTCGCGGCGCTGATCGCCGACGCGTTCTGGCGCCTCTTCAACCGGCCGGCCGTGGTCTCGCTGCTGCGACAGCTCGCCGCCGGGACCGCGGCCGTCGGCGACGAGTCGGCCTACTGGCGGCTCGTGCTGCACTACTGCCGGCAGGGCAATCTGCAGGCGGTGCTCGACGAGCAGTGGCATCTCCTCTGGGAGCAGGACTCGTGGTCCGAGGACGCCAGCCCGGACGAGACCGCCGCCAAGTGCGCGCGAAAGCTCGTCCCGGTGGTGCACCCGGCGCGCGCCCGTGTCCACGCCGAGTTCTTCCGGGCCGAGCCAGGAGCATCCGGCGCCATCGTCGAACGCGACGCGATCCGCGTCCGCACCGTGTTCGCACTACGCTTCGGCCACGGCCGCACGGACGACGGCGAGCAGATCACCCAGGACGCCGTCCGCGCCGCGTTCAACAGCCCGTTCCGGCCTTTCGTGCTCACCAGCACGTCGATAGGGCAGGAGGGGCTCGATTTCCATCCCTGGTGCCACCGCCTGGTCCACTGGAACCTGCCGGGCAATCCGGTGGACCTGGAGCAGCGTGAAGGGCGGATTCACCGGTACAAGGGGCATGCCGTCCGCCGGAACGTCGCTGCCTCCCACGCTGAGGATGCCTTCGCGGCGTGGAGCGCGGGCGACGACATCTGGAAGTTGATGTTCGAGCTGGCGAATCAGTGCGCGCGGGATGCCGAGGAGAGCGACCTGGTTCCGCACTGGATGGCTCCGGGCGAACACCGGGTGGAGCGCCATGTGCCGCAACTGCCGTACACGGCGGAGGTCGAGGCGTTCGACCGGTTGAAGCGGCAGCTTGCCGCCTACCGGGTGGTCTTCGGGCAGCCGCGGCAGGAGGAGCTGGTCACGCTGCTGGATCGCGCAGGCGTCGATGTCGCGAGGCTCAGAGACTGGGCGGTGGATCTGTCGCCACGGGTGACCGGAGACCCGGGCGAATTGTGA
- a CDS encoding AAA family ATPase: MAETDSRTKGQGPRRIHRPRLTIVIGTNGAGKSTWCSKHENELPTAFYDADSIANSLGDWNDRHNQIQAARRVNRALRGHLATRESFGFESTYSGRSRPRMVESAARAGYDVHAVFIGTRDAEINVIRVQKRVAENTGHAVDGDDIRRRWHNAQDNLARTAHAFTRIDLYDNSGTTYRQIAVLRRHGIEHVSPEPPEWAHSLLERIGSMPRAATRRARDDHEQGVVEP, encoded by the coding sequence ATGGCCGAGACCGACAGCCGCACGAAGGGCCAAGGACCTCGACGTATCCACCGCCCGCGACTGACGATTGTCATCGGGACGAACGGAGCCGGAAAGTCGACTTGGTGCAGCAAGCACGAAAACGAACTCCCGACAGCCTTCTATGACGCCGACTCGATCGCCAACAGCCTGGGCGACTGGAACGATCGCCACAACCAGATCCAGGCGGCACGGCGCGTCAACCGGGCTCTCCGTGGTCACCTCGCCACGAGGGAGAGCTTTGGATTCGAAAGCACCTACTCGGGACGTTCACGACCAAGAATGGTCGAAAGCGCCGCACGGGCGGGATACGACGTGCACGCCGTGTTCATCGGAACGAGAGATGCCGAGATCAACGTCATCCGGGTACAGAAGCGGGTAGCGGAGAACACCGGCCATGCCGTCGACGGGGACGATATCCGACGACGGTGGCACAACGCCCAGGACAATCTGGCGCGAACAGCTCACGCCTTTACGCGAATCGACCTGTACGACAACAGCGGAACGACATACCGGCAGATCGCCGTCCTGAGACGGCACGGAATCGAACACGTGAGCCCGGAACCGCCCGAGTGGGCCCACTCGCTGCTCGAGCGAATCGGCAGCATGCCCCGGGCGGCCACCAGGCGTGCACGAGATGACCACGAACAAGGCGTCGTCGAACCC